A window of Daucus carota subsp. sativus chromosome 2, DH1 v3.0, whole genome shotgun sequence genomic DNA:
CAAAACAAATGCATAACTGACGAAATATAGCTCATGGGGTGGCAATCCACTCACTAATCCAGTGTTCAAGTCGCATACAGAAGGGGGGTGGGCAGAAATTAACACTTATAATGCCTAGAGCATATGCAAGAGTTTTGCCGTGTAGGTGAACTATCAGAACAGCTGTATAACttgcatttttttataaaactgaaTGAGGTAGAACAAAAGAAAGCTAACAATAGTAATGAAGCAACTTACATCGAACAATGGAAAACTCCTGTATTTGTCAAGGAAGGCCTGCCTCTTTCTCAGTAGTGAATACTGACTCAAACACTTGCTAAATAGATGCCGGATACCAGTATAACTTGCTAGCATAAGGCCACTTACCTAAAGGGCATGAAAACAAGATTATTGGATCATTTACTTAATTTCAAATGTAGTAGTGGAATAAGCGGCAACAGGGAGTACTGAGTCTATCATATGGTACACAAGGTAATAGTAACAACCAAATGAAATGATCAAAGAAGTTATATTCAGATAAGTTCTTACCCTATGGGCAGTTTGAACATAAGGAGACTTTCTAGATAAAGCAACCTGCCAAAAGGAACGGAAAAACAACTCAAAGGTGATCACATTTTATAATCTTTTAACAAAACAAGATGGTGATAAAGTATAGGGAGTATATGAAGCATGCCTGAATGCTTGCAGGTCCCCATTCGATAAAATTAACAAGCTTTCTCTCACGAATTCTTTGTAGACTATCATGAACCTGAGTGAAACACCACAAGTGTTACATTGTTAGAATGCAGCTTCATATAACTTCTCAGCAAACATCCGGTGAGAGTGTAATAAGGTCTTAATAGCAAGATCTCAAACATACCCCCACTTTCTTAGAAATCTCAAGATTTTATAGATAAGGGGAAACTAATTGCTAAGAAGCAATCATGCAGTAATCTCTAATTAACTTGGATCATCTTGTTGCGGCCTTTTTTAACTTAATAACAGCAATGATCAACTTATTAAAGTTGGCAAAACTATGTATAGCACACTAACAGTAGATTGTTTCACATATTAAATATGCTTCCATAGGCATACCTACTTATAATGATATAGAAAACATTATGTGTTAAACCCCATTCTACAAAGGAGTTACAGAAAACTAGAGCTAATTCCTGCAGTAGTGTAGCATAGACACATACATGACTGCTACTGGCGTTTGAGGGCCTTTTACAACAATATGGCAGAATGGTATATGGCTTATGTATGGTGCCCATGACATTAATATATAAGATATTAGTTGTATTTTTATACATTACAATTTATATAATCCTCTAGTTGTATATAATATCTAGGAAAAATTTGTGGACCATGAAATAAAAACATCAATATTCATGAAGTAATAGGAACTAAAAAGTAATGAGTCATCACATCATATGCAATTCAAAAATCTTGATATTTATTAAGTACTAACAAACCAGGGCTTCACAAAGGTTTGACCCGCTTCAATTATGCAAGACCCAGAGAAACCTGGTCGGGTCCTATTAAGCCAATGTAAAATGAGGCATCCGAATCAACTTAATCTATAGTACAGAATCCTAAATTTCAATTCAGCTTTGAATAAACATTCCAAAAGGCCAAAGTGCAGcttaaaaacatttaaaatgAACATTACTATAATTACCTGAGTTGGATCAACTTCTCCCTGGATAATGTTTAGTATAGATATGTATTTTGCCTGACTAGCTTCTTTTGTTCGTGCATTTGAAGAAACCATGATGTTCTTTGTCTGCAAAAGGGAACATTGTCATACTCTTATACTAGAAGtactagaaaaaaaaatcaatagatAATGTATATCTTGCCTGAAGAAGTCTTCTCATCACATCTAGAACAGTGGTTTTACGAATCATATTCGCCTGCCAAAAGCAGATTCCTTTGATTAGGCATATAGGGGATATTGATCTGATTACTTCAAGGACAAAGAAAGGTTGGGTTGTAAGGTCATAGATTTGAATCCTTACTCCCCTCCCCTTGTATAAACCCAAAGAAAGAAGCAATATCAGGTCAAGTTCATACTCTGCCTAGCTTTGATTGACTAGTCAACTAGCATCTACTTATGTTAATCCCGTATTATATCTAGATCAAAGAATTTTTAGGTACTTATAGATCAGAGTTCTCCCACTTAAATTGTGTCCATTTTTCTCTGTTCTTACTAGCTATAATATTACAGAGACCGTCACCAAATCCTAGATCTTAATGTTTGTGCTGTAGTTTCATTGAAAAACTAAAGCATCTTTAGCCTTCATTTATTTTGTCATTAAGACATAAAATGGAATCTATAGGTTTCAATTTGAAGGTTGTGCACTCAGATGCTGCACCACACAAGATTTTATGTCCTCTTTATGAAAAACTTCACAATGAAAGCTTACGCCAAAAAAATTGCTTATGCAAAACTAGATAACATCTTACCTGACGTTCTACAGTTAGAGGTGTATATCCTGTCATTAGAAAATGGCATCTTGGTGTTGGAATCAAAGAAGCAAGAAGACCAACTAAGTCATTGTTCATGTATCCAGGATAACGCAAAGTAGTAGTGCTTGCTGACATTACAGTAGACACTAAAGAATTGGTCTGGGAGACGGAAGGATTTGGaatatgaaggcgttccacggcAATCCTATTAAGTGCAGTATTATCAAGAACAACTACGCAATCAGCATTCAGTGTAAGCCGCTTGAGTGTCAAAAGGGAGTTGTATGGCTGGACCACCACGTCACTTATCTCATTCTGGTTGGGAAACACGCTATATGTCTGTACCAGTTTCTTACTATAGCGATCATTCAGAGTCTCCAAAAGATAAGAACCCATTCCTGGAAAGCATGAACTATTGATTAACATATATTAAAGTCATTCCAAAGTAAGGAACAAAACTAATCATGCAAACATTTCAAGAAAACATGTGCATATAACAGATAGGCTAAATTTACAGAAGTCGTGCTCATTTAGGATACATTTGATGATCATTACAGATTAAAAGCAAAGCTTTCATTACTATAATTCTGTATGTCAAAATGAAATTGCCTAAGGCAAGGAAGACCTGTAAAGTACTAAGCTGCTaaagaatttttaattatttgcattTGTAGAAAAGGGTAAGCTGTCAAAACCTGAGCCTGTTCCACCAGCAATTGAATGGCACAAAACGAAACCTTCAAGGCTATCACTTCCATCTGCCTCTCTGTCAATCATGTCCATCAAATCCTCTTCAACACTTTTACCCTGCACAAATAACAAAGCTGCATAAAAACATGAACAGTATTGCGCATGCAGATCTCTATAAACTCCAAGACTTTGTAAAGCAAGGGACCAACTGACAAACCTCCAAGGTTGCATCACTTAATACTTGTTCTGAAACtcttacttaaaaaaaatacaaataataatcAGTATTGACAACaccaacaaaaaaaacaataaaattaaccTGATGATATCCGCTAGCCCAATTGTTGCCTGCACCTCCTCCCTCTTTTGACATAAATAGATTCTCATGATTAAATAGATTTCGATAATCACCAGTTTGAATTCCATTGATCACCCTAGGCTCCAAATCCATAAGCAAAGCCCTCGGTATGTAGTGTTGATCATCAGCTTGATAGAAAAATACATCCTTTCTATCACCTCCCTAAAGCATTTTAAATTCACATTCAAGAAGTTAAAACCAAATATTCACACTTAGTAAGTAGAGTAACAATTGAACAAGTAAATTTCTACAGAAAACCCACTCACATGACTGTCGTAAATAAATATCAGTCAACAACAACGCTCAAACCTAATATCTACAGACTTTAGCATAGCGCAAGTGGTACCCCAATTTAAGCTTGACACCCAACGAACTTGCTTTAAATTATCTAGTAAGCTGAATCTCAACATAATTTCAAGCTCAATACCAGTCAAGACAACAACAAATGAACTCGTCTACGCACATATAAACTAATCTAAAACAATacattcaaaacaaaattatttcaaGGTAAATTCAACATTCGTCCTCAAATTTGTTAATTAGTTCCCTGTCACTAATAACTAACCTAAACAGAACAACAACTTAATAATCCGAATAGCTGAAAACTACAAGCCACATTCTCATCGAACACGTAAACCGAAAACATTTCACTACACAATATACCTAATCCTACAGCAACAAGTACTAAAGCTAGATTTCTAACAATTTGAACAAATAGTCAACTAAACAGACCTAGATAAACGAAATGAAAAACGATGAGACTTGCAATTGCActaaattaaagttgaaatgATTGTATTGAAGCAAGCGTTAGAGGACCTGAGTAGCGAAATCTTCGAGAATGCCGTCTTTGCTGATGCCGTGTTCGAGACAGAGCTGTTTCCAGAACTCCATACCGATCTGGTTCCCGCATTGTCCCACTTGTAACGTTATGATCTCCCGAGGCATCTTCGACTCTTCTCTTCTTCCCTAGGGTTTTGTGTTTTCAATTCAATGGCGGGGACGACTGAGCGTGCTTCAGTGACTGAGTTGctttacttttttaaaaaaactaaagaAGAGAGGAAGAAATGATTATTATTGTCTCGGTGCCGGCTTTtttggtaaattatttttaaaaataattaagaaatcaattgacaaaataaggtaatattaaaattgagaTATTTAATTTGAGACCGAGAAAGTAATATGATAATACGATACGAAGCTCATCTTTTTAACAGTATAGGGCAGAGTTCATTCatctttacatttttttatatcGCTAAAAttgaaaagggaaaaaaaatacaGGTGAACGTTGCTACTAAATACTGTActcttttattttacaaatgctCACGAAGGGTAAAATTGATTTGAATGAGCATATAGATATTCAAATCTGAAAGGAAAATCATTAAGAATAATTAATCCCAAAAAGCTTTCTCTCTCGCTCTCGGTGTTGATAAAATGAGTAAAATGCAATCCGCGATTGATCAAAGAGGAACATATTggtgttcaaatatatgtagcgGAGTATTTCCTAAAAAAGGTTATAAATTCTTAAATGTTATAAGTTGATTGCCATTTACCATGTGGTCAAATGTGAAATAGTTTGGCTATGGATATAGGAGTAGAAATGTGTACCATGCATTTATTAACTTGTCTGTTGAAGTGTTTTCACTTGGCTATAAATAGATGCCAAAGATGAATGGAAAACTTGCACCGAGCTTCCTTTTCTATGCTCAGCTTCTTACTCTCCTTCTGTTAAATTTAGTAGTTCTGTGGTGGTTCTTTTATAGCTAGTATATtacaacacgttatcagcacgaagCCCTGCCGGAACTGAGAAGAATGGATTCCGAAGATATATGCATTGCTGATTGTGGTACAACTCATACGATTCTACAGAATCGAAAATACTTTAGCCATATAACCAAAACCGAAGCTCAAGTTGGAACGATTTCTGGCGTATCTAATATAATCGAAGGTTTTGGAAAAGCTAGTTTCGTCTTACCTAATggtacacacatacatattccAAATGCATTATTTTCTAGTAAGTCCACTAGAAATCTCCTTAGTTTTAAGGATATCAGATTTAACAATTTTCACATCGAAACCACTTCTGAGGATGGTAAAGAATATCTTCTTATTACTTCTGCTAATTCTAGCAACAagaaaatcttagaaaaatTTCACTCACTTTCTTCAGGATTATATATGATGAAAATCAGAACCATTGAGTCACACAATGTCATTGCTTCCAAACTCATAGATCCAAAATCATTTACCCTTTGGCATGAAAGATTAGGTCATCCTGGAGTCTCTATGATGCGTCGTATTATAGAAAATTCTACTGGACATCCTCTTAGAGATCTTAAAGTTCTTTCCAAAAATGACCTTccatgttcagcatgttctttagGAAAACTGATTACTCGGCCATCTCCTACTAAAGTTAAGCTTGAAAGTCCAAGTTTTCTAGAAAGGATACAAGGCGACATATGTGGACCTATCCACCCATCATCTGGTCCATTTAGGTACTTCATGGTACTAATAGATGCCTCAACTAGATGGTCTCATGTTTGTCTTCTCTCAACTCGTAATGATGCTTTTGCAAAATTACTTGCCCAGATAATCAAGTTGCGAGCTCAATTCCCAGACCATTGCATCAAGTCAATTCGTTTAGATAATGCCGGCGAGTTCACATCTGCAACTTTTGTCGACTATTGCATGTCTGTAGGAATTTCTGTTGAACACCCAGTTCCTCATGTACATACACAAAATGGGTTAGCCGAGTCCTTTATCAAAAGACTTCAACTCATTGCAAGACCGTTGTTATTGAAAGCCAAATTACCTACATCTATTTGGGGTCATGCAATACTTCATGCTGCTAATCTTATTAGGATTAGACCAACTGCCTATAATCAACATTCTCCACTACAGCTGGTACTTGGTCAAATCCCTAATATTTCTCACTTCAAAATCTTCGGAAGTGCTGTATACGTACCTATTGCTCCACCACAAAGATCGAAGATGGGAGCTCAAAGAAGAATAGGTATCTACGTTGGTTTTGATTCGACATCAATAATTAGATATCTTGAACCACTAACTGGAGACTTATTTACTGCACGATATGCAGATTGTCATTTTGACGAATCTTTGTTTCCTCCCTTAGGGGGAGATAAACATGTGAATAAGGTTAATCCTGACATAACATGGAATGCATCAGGATTACATTTTCTAGATCCACGTACCGGTCAATGCGAACTTGAAGTTAAAAGAATTATCCATATGCAAAATATCGCAAACCAAATGCCTGACGCATTTAACGATTCTAGAAATGTAATAAAATCTCATATACCTGCAGTAAACACTCCAGCTAGAATAGATATAccaattcaaaaatcaaatacaaatgaATTGGTTACAGATTCAAAGCCACGCCTGAAGCGTGGTAGACCGGTCGGTGCAAAGGATGTTGcaccaagaaaaagaaaaacaaagaaaattgcCCCTGAAGTGGCACATGCTCCAGAAGAAGCAAATACCCCTGAAGTGGTATTATCTCCTGAAGAGATTCCCGTCCCTGAAGATTCGGGATTAAACGATCatgaaatttcaataaattatgtGCATGATATGAAATTATGGGATCGAAGTAAAGCCATAATCGATGATGTATTTGTGTATTCTGCGGCATTGGATGTCGACATAAATTCTGATCCtgaaccacaaagtgtggaTGAATGCCGTCGAAGAAAAGACTGGCTAAAATGGAAAGACGCAATTCAAACAGAATTAAATTCATTGCGCAAAAGAGAAGTATTTGGACCTGTTGTCCAAACACCAATCGGTGTGAACCCTGTTGGGAATAAATGGGTATTCATAAGAAAACgaaatgaaaagaatgaaattgtgagatataaAGCCCGACTTGTAGCACAAGGGTTTTCTCAAAGGCCTGGCATTGATTATCACGAGACATACTCGCCAGTAATGGATGGAATTACTTTTCgttttatattaggtatggcaTCGAAAGAAAAATTGGAAACACGTCTAATGGACGTTGTTACTGCATACCTATATGGATCACTTGATAGTGAGATTTTTATGAAAATCCCAGAAGGATTAAAAATGGATGAGTTCAAGAAACCTCGTCATATATACTCCATTAAACTTCAACGATCATTGTATGGTTTGAAACAATCTGGTCGTATGTGGTATAACAGACTTAGTcgttatttacaaaagaatggGTATATTAgtaatcaaatttgtccatgtgtttttatcaaaaaatcacaaTCTGGCTTTGTGATTATTGctgtatatgtggatgatttaAATCTTGTAGGAACAGCTACAGAGGTTGATGAAGCTGTCATATATCTAAAGACagagtttgaaatgaaagatcttgGGAAGACAAAGTATTGTCTTGGTATACAAGTCGAGCACTTGTCATCAGGAATTTTCCTCCATCAATCTACATATACAGAAAAGGTCTTGAACAGATTTTACATGGATAAATCTCATCCGTTGACTACTCCAATGGTGGTAAGATCTTTAGAACCAGATAAAGATCCATTTCGACCACgagaagatgatgaagaggtTCTTGGTCCTGAAATCCCATATCTTGGAGCAATTGGTGCACTTATGTATCTTGCGAATAATACAAGGCCGGATATTGCCTTTGCTGTAaatttattggctagatttagcTCTGCTCCGATGGCCAGACATTGGAATGGGATCAAGCATATATTTCGTTATCTTCGTGGAACAATTGATTTCGGGTTATTCTTTCCAGAAAATTCGACATCTCAGTTGATTGGATATGCAGACGCTGGATATCTGTCAGATCCTCATTTTGGCAAATCACAAACTGGATATGTATTCACATATTGCGGTACAGCCATTTCCTGGAAATCCACAAAGCAAACTACAGTGGCAACCTCAACAAATCACTCGGAACTAATTGCGATTCATGAAGCTAGTAGAGAATGTGTTTGGTTGCGATCTATTATCAAGAACATTCAAGAATCATGTGGATTGCCGGACATCACGAGAAGTCCTACTATTATGTTTGAGGATAACACTGCATgcattgatcaactcaaagaGGGATATATCAAAGGAGACAGGACGAAGCACATTTCACCAAAATTCTTCTATACTCATGAGCTTCAAAAGAATGGTGAAATTGATGTACAACAAATTCAATCATGTGACAACCTTGCAGACTTATTCACAAAATCATTACCGAATTCAACATTTGCAAAGCTACGACGTAACATTGGAATGCGTCGACTCAAGGATATGTTGCAGCAAAACTTCAGTGATTGATGTTTTCATCCAAGGGGAgattgtactctttttccttcgtcAAAGTTTTTATCCCACTGGGTTTTTCTTTGtcaaggttttaacgaggcagtcTATGATCCATACGAGAATGACAATCAAAGGGGAGTGTTATAAGTTGATTGCCATTTACCATGTGGTCAAATGTGAAATAGTTTGGCTATGGATATAGGAGTAGAAATGTGTACCATGCATTTATTAACTTGTCTGTTGAAGTGTTTTCACTTGGCTATAAATAGATGCCAAAGATGAATGGAAAACTTGCACCGAGCTTCCTTTTCTATGCTTAGCTTCTTACTCTCCTTCTGTTAAATTTAGTAGTTCTGTGGTGGTTCTTTTATAGCTAGTATATTAcaacattaaaaaatttattttgattacatTTTATAATAGATATGTGAAATCCTTTATGatttttcttattaatattCAGGATGTTATATAACTTGAATTCATAATGTTTCTTTAACCATATAGTACATCATATAATtacgaaaaatatattaaataattcataTCTTAGAAGTACTCTGTGTTGATGTTGGTGGATCCCAAGAATAGTTGATGTACTTTTAAATACTACTGTATAATTTAATTGATACGATCATAACTACAGTTAAATATAAGATGCTGGACCTGAATTTCCAACTAAGCGAGTATGTTAAATGAATGTGTGTATTTTCTTAAAGAATGGTGTTTCTCGATCATTTTCAAGATAACTTCACATGATTTAGTATTAACAAAAAAAGTCCTTAAATTTATAACTTAATAGATATATCTCTAGACTCTAAACACAGCCCTATATATCTAATCTCAATTTCTGTTCGATCCTTTTTCCACAGAGCTAAAATACAGCATATTTTGATCGATCCTTTTCTATAGAGctaaaagattatatttattcagatTAATACAAAGCTACAAAGCTTAGAGGAAATAGGTTACAAACTTGAAAACTGGCAACAACCAACATTAGTTTCACACATGATACATGGCATGCTAAATTGCTAATATATGCATGGACATACACCATCTAGCCACTGCCACTTGCAGAATAAACCAAATTCTTGTTTACAAGAGATGCTAGGAGAAGTGATTAACAAGACCAAAGAAAAGCTCCTATGGCAAACTTCCTCTTCTGATTAACATCACCAGAGACTGGCAAACCATACTGAGCCAGCAGACAATTAACTTTCCACTCAGGCATACTCTCGTACTCAGGTCGGCTGTACCTTGGGTAGTGAACTGGCATCTGAAAGTGTCTGCAACAGTTCTTTGCTTGCTCATCATTCGCCATAAAATTGCCACGGCCAACGCTAACTGAAGAAAGAGCCATGGAATTCATTCCATCTCTACTCATGTCTAGTTCCCTTTTCTTGTTCTAACTGTTCCCTGATTTCAGTGTTTTAGTAATGACCAACATGATCTCTTTGTTAACTATATATAGACATACGAGTAGAGATAGAGTGGGTGTGTATGTACTAAAAGTGGCATTGTCGGGGCAGGTGAGGAATTAAAGTCTGAGAAAACAATGGCATAACAAAGACGAAATTTGGTACTCTCAAACTAAAGGCTTAAAAGAACCACAAACAGAACAGATGATATATGCAAAGCTGGTAATCCTCGAGGACTTCACACGTCTGCTAGCTTTCTCAAACACTTGGTAGTTATTAATAGCatctatattaaaattatgataaaacatacataaattaatataaccGTACAAGTGTTTAGCCAAAAAAACATATAACTCTGTATACTATGCAATATCCTATCGATTTCACATTCACTATTACAGTTTAAACCACAGTGAAAAGAGCCGAAAGAAGGCATATTTGAGGAGAACTCTTCTAAAACACCTATATAACTTGTGTGTCTACCTGCGTCCAAATTTTCAGAATCATACAGATAACTTATCTTATCCTAATAGCAAACGTTGACATCAATGAGCAAGGTTATCCAAAATTTAATAAGATTTAAGTTTAATTCAATTATTCAACCGTAATCAAGCAGACCAAGTAGCCCAGGTTAGAAGTAAAATTGAACAGAAGGTTTTGAGTTGATAGTAATGATTCAGCAATATTGGATATGTATATTCAATGCAGCAACTAAAGACGTGTCCCCCAGTTATTTTGGTCCACATATAGGTATCTAACATATACACAAGGCCCATCAACAAGTGCATGAGCCATATATTGTAGTAGCTTACCATTATTAACCGAGACTTCGTCTAGCTATTCATTTACACTTGTGATTGCTGGCCACATGTAGTGATATGATATTAATGCTATCATTGTTGTTAGGTGTTGAAAAAACTAACAGTGGCAAGTCAGGACGTATCGTCATGATCTGCAGATTTCTCgctattttttttctcatatcTATTGAATTTTTAGCAGTGATTTTTAGATGCAAACACAAGAGCAATTTGCAGCATTACTATTTGTATTATGTTATCTAAAGCAGCTTTGTGCATTTTTTACCAAGTAATAGTGGGACACAGACATACCAAAAAGTAAGAATTGTTCAATGGAAATTATACATCAGGAATCTGTTTTTCGATCAACAGAAACCTCGACTAAAGTTTCTGGAGCTGTTTTTGCTGGCACGGGCAAATCGACAAGCATGTGTGCAGGTGCAAAGTACATGTGCAGAGACATGATACAGACGATTATACCTAAAAAGAGCTGCATAAGCAACAAAATAACAGACATGCTCATTATCAAGAATCAGTAATCACCAAACACAAAAACCGACATacctatatacacacatacatgaTGATTCCAGGAGGTAGATAAATTGATAAATCTCacattatttgaaaataacagTATtagcataattaaaatatattttttcaagctGAAATAAAACCCCAGAAAAATGAGTGTGTGTGTGAACATATATTCACTTTTGAAGGTCAGAAATTGAAACTGATCACAAAACTAATCCTAAAGAACAGAACAATTCAAAGTGTACCTGTAAAGTGGGTTTAAAACTGAAGAGGATTATCGAGAGAATCATTGTCAGCAGCATGGCCATGGATGTTGAATACACCTGGGGGCGAGGGGTGAAGAAAATGGACAGAAACGAAAAATCAAGTTTATACTAAATTTCGGAGTTTATGTCAATCAAAATATCAAGCACCTCTATATTAGATATGGTACATGAGACTGAAGAAATGGAGAACCTAAAAATCCATAGCCAATATGACTCCAGTAGGAGGAAGACACATACGGCTCAAGCCTCCTCTCAAAAGTTTTTTTGTGCTCCATAAACAGACATGCAAGTGCCAGAAGAGTTGGGAATGACCCTAACCTCTATGCTAACATAAAATGCAAATGACCAGACGTGAATCTTTTGTGAGAACCAGGGCTCTCCAACTCACAAGTGTATTTATCGGCCTTTGTTTGCACTTTGCATAGTTCATATCCATCCTCCATAATTTAGTATTGTTGGAGTGCAGGATGCTTAGGCATTTTGTGAGTTAATGTATTATTAACATTTAGTATTTGAAATGGAGG
This region includes:
- the LOC108209606 gene encoding tubulin gamma-1 chain; its protein translation is MPREIITLQVGQCGNQIGMEFWKQLCLEHGISKDGILEDFATQGGDRKDVFFYQADDQHYIPRALLMDLEPRVINGIQTGDYRNLFNHENLFMSKEGGGAGNNWASGYHQGKSVEEDLMDMIDREADGSDSLEGFVLCHSIAGGTGSGMGSYLLETLNDRYSKKLVQTYSVFPNQNEISDVVVQPYNSLLTLKRLTLNADCVVVLDNTALNRIAVERLHIPNPSVSQTNSLVSTVMSASTTTLRYPGYMNNDLVGLLASLIPTPRCHFLMTGYTPLTVERQANMIRKTTVLDVMRRLLQTKNIMVSSNARTKEASQAKYISILNIIQGEVDPTQVHDSLQRIRERKLVNFIEWGPASIQVALSRKSPYVQTAHRVSGLMLASYTGIRHLFSKCLSQYSLLRKRQAFLDKYRSFPLFDDNDLSEFDESRDIIESLVDEYKACESPDYIKWGMEDPDHILTGEGNATGSVDPRDPSLAM